In one Rhopalosiphum padi isolate XX-2018 chromosome 3, ASM2088224v1, whole genome shotgun sequence genomic region, the following are encoded:
- the LOC132925348 gene encoding ATP-dependent DNA helicase PIF6-like, with amino-acid sequence MFEADKKNYISIDTLTNQDEAIDIPTEFLNSLNPSGLPPHKLDLKIGAPIILMRNLNAPKLCNGTRLKILSLKKNLIEAEILTGSASGQMVYIPRIPMITNEYPFEFKRVQFPVKLCFAMSINKAQGQTMKVAGIDISDSCFTHGQFYVACSRVSSEKNLYIYAPGEKTNNIVYKEILVNR; translated from the coding sequence ATGTTCGAagctgataaaaaaaactatatttccaTAGATACACTTACTAATCAAGATGAAGCTATAGATATCCCGACTGAATTTCTTAACTCATTAAATCCATCAGGTCTCCCCCCACACAAACTTGATTTAAAAATCGGTGCGCCTATTATTCTTATGCGAAATTTAAATGCTCCCAAATTGTGCAATGGAaccagattaaaaatattatctttgaaaaaaaaCCTTATTGAAGCTGAAATTCTTACCGGCTCAGCGAGTGGTCAAATGGTATATATCCCAAGAATACCAATGATAACAAACGAGTACCCCTTCGAATTTAAACGTGTCCAATTTCCAGTTAAACTTTGTTTTGCTATGTCAATTAATAAGGCACAAGGACAGACAATGAAAGTTGCAGGAATTGACATCAGCGATTCATGCTTCACTCACGGACAATTTTATGTTGCCTGCTCCCGTGTAAGCTCAGAAaaaaacttatacatttatGCCCCTGgtgaaaaaactaataatatagtttataaagaaatattggTTAATCGGTAG
- the LOC132925349 gene encoding piggyBac transposable element-derived protein 3-like yields the protein MSKGIALDIKNKYGDTTNILSKLNPQEYNKMLNEEFERDFETVGEDLIQQNLEVPLVIELPATPTSNDNSISNISGTESSGSRRSKRLFKSSTPVTLPTPTDQLISPNICLSNPTQVNKKVPLKHFDFKWKKCTSEKFSVDIPIIQSYPTNSYVKSPLEYFLIFFSNDVFELIVEQSNLYCFQKFDKMLGTNIKEIKDLVCISLIMGIVKMPAYTDYWAPSTKYGQVSNVMSLRRYQQLMRCLHFCDNNCPDDFDRFFKVRKLLDIIRNNCLSVPQGKRFSVDEMMIPYKGKKAGSRKQYMKNKPKKWGYKMFVRAGIDGMVYDFLVYSGDCTFRGITFSPREMSYFGLGPRVVIALSISIPDKPMSVIYFDNFFTTPELISYLRSEFGILSLGTIRKQHLRGCPLIEDKKLMKQPRGTYEYLCDKSKKVIILKWLDNKVVSLASSYTQESKSNTNIIQRYSKHAKKRVPVPYPNIVKEYNTHMGGVDLADMLVALYRTGLKSHKWYMSFFSQMLDISVNNAWLLYRRDCELHKEKEKRLKEFRHEIAVALTSKNKPRLGRRPALENSNFPVKKIRHEIAPRPYTEIRYDKTDHCPTLTKKGRCRHCSAGQTSIICLKCNVRLCLIEGRNCFQQFHYK from the exons ATGAGCAAAGGGATAGCccttgatataaaaaataaatatggagATACCACAAATATTCTTTCTAAACTAAACCCACAA gagtataataaaatgttgaatgaAGAATTTGAAAGAGACTTTGAAACAGTAGGTGAGGATTTAATACAGCAGAATCTAGAAGTACCATTAGTTATTGAACTTCCTGCAACTCCAACATCTAATGATAATTCTATTTCAAATATATCAGGAACTGAATCATCTGGTTCTAGGCGGTcaaaaagattatttaaatcatctaCTCCTGTTACTCTTCCTACCCCTACAGACCAACTTATTAGCCCTAATATTTGTCTTTCAAATCCAACTCAAGTAAACAAGAAAGTACCATTAAagcattttgattttaaatggaaaaaatgCACTAGTGAAAAGTTTAGTGTTGATATACCAATAATACAATCTTATCCAACTAATAGTTATGTCAAATCtcctttagaatattttttaatttttttttctaatgatgTATTTGAACTAATCGTTGAACAGTCCAATTTATACTGTTTTCAAAAATTTGACAAAATGTTGGGaacaaatattaaagaaataaaagacTTGGtttgtatttcattaataatggGAATAGTAAAAATGCCTGCATATACAGACTACTGGGCTCCATCTACAAAATATGGACAAGTTTCAAATGTAATGTCATTGCGTAGATATCAACAACTTATGAGATGTCTTCatttttgtgataataattGCCCTGATGATTTTGATAGATTTTTTAAAGTTCGCAAGCTCTTAGACATAATTCGTAACAATTGTTTATCTGTACCACAAGGTAAAAGATTTTCTGTTGATGAAATGATGATCCCTTACAAAGGCAAAAAGGCAGGATCTAGAAAACAATATATGAAAAACAAACCTAAAAAATGgggttataaaatgtttgttaggGCAGGCATAGATGGCATGGTTTATGATTTTTTAGTCTATTCTGGTGACTGTACTTTTCGTGGTATAACTTTTTCTCCTCGTGAAATGAGTTATTTTGGCTTAGGACCAAGAGTGGTCATTGCACTATCGATATCAATACCAGATAAACCAATgagtgttatatattttgacaatttttttactaCTCCTGAGTTAATAAGCTACTTGAGATCTGAGTTTGGTATATTAAGTTTAGGCACTATTAGAAAACAGCATCTACGAGGATGTCCTCTAATTGAAGATAAAAAGTTAATGAAACAACCAAGAGGCACTTATGAATACCTTTGTGATAAAtccaaaaaagttataattttaaaatggctTGATAATAAGGTAGTTAGTTTAGCCAGTTCCTATACACAGGAAAGTAAATCGAACACTAACATTATACAGCGATATTCAAAACATGCAAAAAAAAGGGTGCCTGTTCCATACCCTAATATAGTTAAAGAATATAACACCCACATGGGTGGTGTCGATTTAGCAGATATGTTAGTTGCATTGTACAGAACTGGTTTAAAGTCTCATAAATGGTATATGtcttttttttctcaaatgCTTGATATATCTGTAAACAATGCTTGGCTACTATACCGTAGAGATTGTGAACTGcataaagaaaaagaaaaaaggcTCAAAGAATTTCGACATGAAATTGCAGTTGCCCTAACTAGTAAGAACAAACCTCGGCTAGGGCGTAGGCCAGCTTTGGAAAATAGTAATTTTCCTGTTAAAAAAATTCGACATGAAATAGCTCCAAGACCGTATACTGAAATAAGATATGATAAAACAGATCACTGTCCTACCTTAACCAAAAAAGGTAGATGTCGCCATTGCTCAGCTGGTCAAACttcaataatatgtttgaaatgCAATGTAAGATTGTGTTTGATTGAAGGACGAAACTGTTTTCAACAGTTTCATTACAAATAG